The Haliotis asinina isolate JCU_RB_2024 chromosome 3, JCU_Hal_asi_v2, whole genome shotgun sequence genome segment CATGTCATCACAGGATGTTCATGTACGTCTGTCTTCACCAGCAAGAGTAACACGGTTGAACACGTTTGCACCAACAGTTAATCAAATCTTAAGATTCTGACTAAAGAAAGTCAAAGCTTGTTGTGATAAGCGTGATATTAACAGTTATAAACTTCAGAATGTTAAGGATATGGTCCTCAAAGTCCTTTTTCAAGTTAGCAGACAGAATCATGGACCCCAGAATCCCTCTTTCATCACAGCCACATGATGACGTTGCCATGGTTTTCATACTTGAAAGATATCTTGAGGACTTTTTGTTAGGGATCTTCTGATTAATTGgaataatcaaagattggttGCAGTTACCAAATGACCAAGCAGGTGATCAAGTGACCAAAGCAccaagaaatatttacattgtCTTGTAAACACATGCTTTTGGTACTAcaattttagtgtttgaaacacttcacATTGGAACATGTCGTAGATGATATCAGGGCTTGAAAGTGTGTTTAGAAACTCACTTCACAAAGTGGACAGAAAAGTGGGAAaaatgatgctaaaaagtgttgtCGATGATTGCTCCATTGGCAAAGGACCAACcatcaattgtgagatttcaactaATTCCTAACACTACATTTTGTAGAACCACCAGTTAGTATGCAAGTAACTTAATCTGTCTGAAACCTATTTGTAAATGTAACAGTTGCAAGTGCTGAATTTTTAATTAGAAATCACGCTTTGAGAAAACTGACTCTTTGGAAATTTCACAAATACCACAAATATACTGTTGATAAATATATCCATTTGTTCATGACACATTATAAACATCACTACACTGTCATGTGTATACAGTAGGACATGGTCAGTACAAAAAGGCATGCTATtataagtacatgtatttcaatgtcACTGTCTACTTAGCTCTATCTcatcacatgcatgcacacacgcacatcaGGAGTGGGAAATCAACACTGAATATCAGTGGTATTCAATTAGTCCACTGTATACGTAAGAAATGTCAAAACAGTATGTATTTAAGGTTGCACTATGAATAGTGAAATtgattacattttgtttgtCTTGCCATGTTTTAGCAAGTTTATCTTGACTTGTACTCCTATGTACAGTGAAGAGTGAGGCTTTCATGGCAAGAATTTCAAAGTTTGGAAAGACCTTCAGTGTAACACTTTGTACCTGAAAAGATTGATTAGTTATAATTTAAGCCCTGCGTGAACTGATGCTGTAGAGTTTATTCATGAGGTTATGAATTTAACCTTTGTATATTATAGGAAATGGAGTCAGTCTTCTTCAGCAAGATTCAGAGCTCGATGTCCCACGTTATGATGTATGAGGATCGTACTCTGCAGCAGaaagcaagggaggtaattccaCTGGAACAACTCCAGAAAGCAGCAGATGCCAACTGGCGGAGTCTGATCCAGGAGTGCCCAGCCGGACGTGGTGAGGTGGCTCTCGACAGACAAGACACTCTTCTGTTGGAGCTGCTTGGGTGGTTTAAGAAATCCTTTTTTCAGTGGGTGGATGCTCCTCCATGCAATGCATGTGGGGCCGAGACTCGCCTCATAGGTGGAGTTGATCCTTTACCTCAGGAAAGGATTTGGGGAGCATCTCGCGTTGAAAACTACAGGTGCAATTCTTGCCAGCAGCACACACGTTTCCCACGTTACAACCATCCTCAGAAACTCCTGGAGACACGGAGAGGTCGATGTGGTGAGTGGGCCAACTGTTTCACGCTGTGTTGTCGAGCTGTGGGTTTTGAAGCTAGGTATGTCTTGGACTGGACAGACCATGTGTGGACTGAAGTGTACTCAAATTCACAGAGGCGATGGCTGCACTGTGACCCTTGTGAAAATGTTTGTGATAAACCCTTGCTTTATGAGGCTGGTTGGGGGAAGAAGCTGACATATATCATTGCTTTCTCCAAAGATGAAGTGCTGGATGTTACATGGCGGTATTCATCCAAACATCCTGAAGTGCTATCGAGAAGAAAAGAATGTCGTGAAAACTGGCTGTGTAGTGTCCTCACACGACAGTGGAACAAGAAAGTCAATGCTTTATCCACATCCAGGAAAAATGAACTTTTAAATCGCCTGATTATAGAGCTGGTTGAATTCCTTACCCCTAAAACAGCAGACGGTCAACACTTGTCGGGGCGTACTACTGGGTCACTAGCTTGGCGACAGGCTCGTGGAGAAATAGGGAGGGCTGAAAGTACTGATTCAAGTGGTTCATTTATTTTCACCCTGACGCAGGAAGAGAAAGAGCGGGAAGTGTGTCACGTTAAGTATAACTGTGCCGAAGACAAGTATGTACGCTTGTCGTCAAGTAACTTGGAGACAGCAGGCTGGCTGAGTTGTGTGCACAAAACATCATCTGTGTTCAGGAAGGAAGAGAGAGACTGGAAGATGGTGTACCTATCACGGACCGAAGGAGCTGCTCGGGGATCAGTGTCATGGAAATTTGACTTTAAAGGTTAAGGTTGTTCACTGAGTTCTAATTGTGAATCTTTTGGAAAGATGTTTGCTGTAGTATTTGATTAGATGGCGACTCTAAACCTGAAATTGTTATCATACAGTTTCATTGTAGTATCTCTGTCATGACCATGGCATCCCAGCTTAACTCTGGACATGCATAACCAAATGCTTTGAAGGTGTAATTTTATGGCAGCAGAATCTTTACCCATGATTCTTTGTGTGGTTAGTGTGTTATGGCTGTTGTAGAGCTATATACAAAATAGAATAAGAGCCATAACCTCGATAGCAAGATTATATGTCTGGATTAAGATAATTTACTATCTATAGTTGtaaatgtctgtatgtctgtaacCATAGTAACACAATTGTTCATTTGTATTAGTTGTTTTTTTGTCAGttgaacacacatacacacaactaaaatatgtatcttatGTAAATCATTTTGTGGGAGCAACTgaaaattgttttcatgttATTGTAGAAAGTGGTCTGAGAGTCAACCGGTGTCTACTGAAGGCAGACAGTTCTGTGTTTGAGAGTGGTAACGTGATGTGGACAATCTGTGGAGATGACAAGTGTGTCAGAATGAGAGGTACAATGTTTTATTCACCCACCTACTGAAAGCATCAGTATCAGGTCCTTCATCCTCTGCAGATATCTTATTTAACTTGTttcaaaaatgttcaaaatggcTGGCCTTGTAGTTTGTTAAAATCTAagttaaaaacttgaaattttaaGTTCAAAACATTTGTGCTAACATCTAAATTCACAGGAAATATGATTCCTCACAGATTAAGACATCTTATCAAGATGCTTGTGAAAAAGAATTACATCTAGCCCACACTTACTTTACTTCAAGCAGTTAGTGTTGATGTGTCCTGACTGTGAGAGTATGACATTTGTGTAATCTGTAGTCAGGTGCTCATACCAGCGTTCAGGTGTAGATGCAGACTGGACATCATGCTTATTAGTGCTGCAACAATGCATTGATAGCAGTTAATCAATGATGGAATAAAAATCTATTGAATATATAGATAGcatgtgtgactatcgatagtttagtaattaATTTGCGTTGATAAATGTGCAGCACAGAATACAATCCAAACGATTGTGTTTCTCAGCAAATTCGTCCAGATTGCGAATCATCCAGACTACTGAACCAGTCGCTTATGAAACGGTGAATAGCAAGCACATCAATAAATTATAGTCATATCAAGCAGTCTTTCATGGTTGTTTGTGTGAGTTAAATCTTCCTTATTGAATTCATCACATCAATAATTTTACTGAGTGACATCTCATTGCCAATTGTCTCAAAATATTTCACCAGACTTTAATGTGTCCATGTGACCACATCTGTCAGTCATAGATACCAATAGCAAAAGAGCTCACTTGTCATCCACGCCTTTGTTTTGTGGCAATATCTCACAGAGACTTCTGTCTGGAGCTTTTAATATCTAATCAAAACAACAACCCAAACTGCTTTTTCTCAAAAGTTAACAAGAGTGCATCTTTTCAACTGCATGTTCCCGTTGACTGAGGCCAGTAAAGTAAGCATCGCCAGGAGGTGTTATTACAGTTCGTGAACACGGCTTACAGCGTCCGGACTGTGACGCAATTTACTGTTTATTTACTGATCGGTTTCAGTTATCAGGGTGCAGGCTAACAGGGCTtcattgtatatggtactgtttGAACAGTATTCAGGCAAGGAGACATTGAATAATTGGCACTCTGTATGGTCTGACCATTTTTCCTGATCCCAGTGAGTGTTGGATGATGCAGGATCTGTACAGGATGTTGGTTTAAACTTATTTATGTCCAAAATGGGAATcagattggtaaacaagcagtATATAGCTTATGTGAATACTGCTCTGGGATACAAATAACTTAGATATAACAGTTGTGAGAAGGAAAGCATGCTATTAACGTAATAACAAACAATAACCAATAGCTTTCTGAAAGCGTAACTATCAAAAGTTGTTAACACAGCCACCTACAACATTAGAATCATTATTGTTGGAAGATATTTGATCGTAAGTGGAATTTCATTTTTACTATTACAACACAAATCTGCCTGAGAGTACAATGAAAGAATGGCTAGATCCTAATAATTCAAGATTGTCTTTAGCTGATCCATTAGAGTGGCAGTATGGTATTGATTTGATATCATATCTTTTGATATAGAGGTACACGTTATGTCTTATGCCAGTGTAATTAATGCACGAAAAGAAATTACGAATTAGATGTTCATAAGAGTTATCACAAGAACAAGATGGATTTGGAGACAAAAGTCGTTGATATTTATGTGCATTTAAATCGCTGCAACGGAGCCCTAGGCGCAAATGGATAATCTGACTGAATCTTGATCCAGAGTATAAATTAATGTAGTTTTTACTATTATTATTTGACACATTAATTTGTTTCTTAAAACTACCCAAAGTAGCAGATTCTCTATGGTCAGTAGACAAAGAATTCCACAATCTTACTGTATCTGGGAGGAATGACTTACAGGATGTTTGGGTGCAGACTTGGTGTTTCATTGAGTTTATGctttaactgtttacttgatctgggtttcaagtttcttgtcacaCATTATGGGAGACTGAAGCTACTTCagcttgatttttttttcatgtaaactatacattcataaGTCATGTCCCTGGATGCttccgatgttcagatgtaaacaacctcaggtggcatgacttatgacgctctttcgcagtgacaatcttttcctaaaaaaaataatttattgctccaacaacacctcatacctaaacgcattcaacacgggtggtcaaagatggataattatgaaaatgaaaacagcagaaactaaaaacaaaactcaccgagacgggtgctccttccagtgatgccatgttttgatgtgtgagttttagaacgcgaccgacaaatcacggtaCTGAGCtcagaaatctccgaagatggctgatcttgtttcaagtattaccgacattctTTCCAAGTATTCTTTTTTGAAATCAACTACCATTTGATATGTTACCTCCGACTATGAGTTTGTCAAGGATAGCTACATTCACATTCTTGGACTGAGCCCCATGTCATGTTATAAGACATGATGCAGTGGTGGAACTAACTTTAAACATGCTAGTGTACTCTGGTGCACTGGCATGTGTAACATCACTTGCCCTGTTACTTTTTTCACTATACTggcaaatgtttttgttgatttttaaaATTAGCAACATAATTAATATTGCAGTCAGCTGGAAACCGGCACAGCATGATATACAAATTTGCTTACTCAACAAAAACTTACACAGGACTAGGGCATCGGTCATTAAGTTGTTTCCGCCCCTGTCATGTATTGTGGGTTCAGCATGTCAAGGCTGTCTTTCATAGCATAATGGAGATTTAGATCAACTGTGTAATGGAGGAGTTCCATATTGTATGTTCATCTACAGCACATTAAATGAAGTAGATATGTGATGCATCTTGCAGGTCCTGACCTGGTGACCTTGACAGAGGTTGATGTGAAGGGATGTGTGACATTGACGATCACTGCAGACCTGAAGGGTGGTAATGGAGACAATGCCTGGCAACACGCACAGCTTTTCCGACAGGAAATGAATGCTGATAACTCTCCCTTTGAAGTGAAGATAAGTCTGGCGTGATTTCCTGTATGTGGTAAAACTGCAGAATAGTTGATATTCCTGTCCCAATAATGTGAATGGCTGAtattcagtttctgttaaaataTGTCATAGGATGGATTGGAAAGTTGATATTTATTCTGTCACAGGGAAACATAGTGAAATTCCTATCTTTGAAAATTTGTTTGAATGTTATGTACATTAGGTGTCACTATCATTGCCTGTGGCatatgtgtctttgtatgttgtTCAGATGCTGGATATCATGGTTGCAGAAAAGTAACCATTTAGACACAGGCTGTTGCTAAAAGATACATTTGTGAAGCAGAACAGTTAATGGGCACAGTTTCAACTTATGCAATAATCCATAGGTTTTTCATGAGAAAATAATAACAGATGagctgtgtgtttgttttgtcatatttAAGAGGGCAAG includes the following:
- the LOC137277146 gene encoding peptide-N(4)-(N-acetyl-beta-glucosaminyl)asparagine amidase-like; the encoded protein is MASTWDSVSQLLTENSKEIFIETSELLIKFASNILKKPNEAKYRKIRLGNPIVQSKLLPISGALEVLFEMGFLEDGEYLTMPLGSGLNTLRLICAELQSQRKKLGAPVLESVESVTSHHPTVVPQPSAQMASTATSTMSISTQAPSSASTAMSTPSLSPQAPRSAATASAQQTMSSQDVHEMESVFFSKIQSSMSHVMMYEDRTLQQKAREVIPLEQLQKAADANWRSLIQECPAGRGEVALDRQDTLLLELLGWFKKSFFQWVDAPPCNACGAETRLIGGVDPLPQERIWGASRVENYRCNSCQQHTRFPRYNHPQKLLETRRGRCGEWANCFTLCCRAVGFEARYVLDWTDHVWTEVYSNSQRRWLHCDPCENVCDKPLLYEAGWGKKLTYIIAFSKDEVLDVTWRYSSKHPEVLSRRKECRENWLCSVLTRQWNKKVNALSTSRKNELLNRLIIELVEFLTPKTADGQHLSGRTTGSLAWRQARGEIGRAESTDSSGSFIFTLTQEEKEREVCHVKYNCAEDKYVRLSSSNLETAGWLSCVHKTSSVFRKEERDWKMVYLSRTEGAARGSVSWKFDFKESGLRVNRCLLKADSSVFESGNVMWTICGDDKCVRMRGPDLVTLTEVDVKGCVTLTITADLKGGNGDNAWQHAQLFRQEMNADNSPFEVKISLA